One Planctomycetaceae bacterium genomic window carries:
- a CDS encoding DUF1501 domain-containing protein translates to MNTIHAHKRRSFFATAASGLGGIALTSMLAADGAFGGETAPVNPLAPKPSDFEPKAKSCIFIFNAGAPSQLDLFNHRPELNRLHGQPLPESLLEGVRFAFIQKDSARLMASRRRFTQHGQSGTWFSDLLPHVAACADDICLMNSLHTDQFNHHPGQLMMQCGQAQFGLPSMGSWLSYGLGTENQNLPGYVVLTSGRGSSGGATLWSSGYLPSVHEGVLLRNQGPPILNLERPSGLPDSLERQGLDALRALNERHLDRVGDPEIQSRISSYELAYRMQAAAPELTDLTGETAATLDAYGINRPEPEKRSARVGAGNHYSGFARNCLLARRMVERGVRFVNIIFASWDHHSGLDAELSYNAGCVDQPVAALIRDLKQRGLLDETLVVFGGEFGRTPLGENRGGSADVTGRDHHPNAFSMFMAGGGSRGGHTHGETDEIGWNPVIDPIHVNDFQATLLHLFGIRHKRLTYRHQGVDKRLTNITRESEVIEGLLA, encoded by the coding sequence GTGAACACAATTCATGCCCACAAGCGTCGAAGCTTCTTTGCGACTGCCGCCAGCGGACTGGGTGGCATCGCTCTGACATCGATGCTGGCGGCGGATGGAGCGTTCGGCGGCGAGACGGCTCCCGTCAATCCTCTGGCGCCGAAGCCGTCTGACTTCGAACCGAAAGCGAAGAGCTGCATTTTCATCTTCAACGCGGGCGCTCCGTCGCAGCTTGATCTGTTCAACCATCGGCCGGAACTGAACCGTTTGCACGGTCAGCCGCTGCCGGAATCGCTGCTGGAAGGCGTGCGGTTCGCGTTCATTCAGAAGGACAGTGCCCGCCTGATGGCATCGCGGCGACGGTTTACTCAGCACGGACAAAGCGGCACGTGGTTTTCAGACCTGCTGCCTCACGTGGCCGCGTGCGCCGACGACATCTGCCTGATGAACAGTCTGCACACGGATCAGTTCAACCATCATCCCGGACAACTGATGATGCAGTGCGGCCAGGCTCAGTTTGGGCTGCCGTCAATGGGGTCGTGGCTTAGCTACGGTCTGGGAACGGAGAACCAGAATCTGCCGGGCTACGTGGTGCTGACATCCGGGCGAGGTTCCAGCGGCGGCGCGACTTTGTGGAGCAGCGGTTATCTGCCGTCCGTTCACGAAGGCGTGCTGCTGCGAAATCAGGGGCCGCCGATTTTGAATCTGGAACGGCCGTCCGGCCTGCCGGATTCGCTGGAACGGCAGGGACTGGATGCATTGCGGGCGCTGAACGAACGGCACCTGGATCGTGTCGGAGATCCGGAAATTCAAAGCCGCATTTCCAGCTACGAACTGGCGTACCGCATGCAGGCAGCCGCGCCGGAGCTGACCGATCTTACCGGCGAAACGGCGGCGACGCTGGACGCCTACGGTATCAATCGGCCGGAGCCGGAAAAGCGGTCCGCCCGAGTCGGTGCCGGCAATCATTATTCCGGCTTTGCCCGCAACTGCCTGCTGGCGCGGCGCATGGTCGAACGCGGTGTCCGGTTCGTGAACATCATCTTCGCGTCGTGGGACCATCATTCAGGACTGGACGCCGAACTGTCCTACAACGCGGGCTGCGTCGACCAGCCGGTCGCGGCGTTGATTCGCGATCTGAAACAGCGAGGTCTGCTGGACGAGACGCTGGTGGTCTTTGGAGGCGAATTCGGGCGGACACCGCTGGGCGAAAATCGCGGCGGCAGCGCAGACGTCACCGGACGCGATCATCATCCCAACGCGTTCAGTATGTTCATGGCGGGCGGCGGTTCCCGCGGCGGCCACACTCACGGCGAAACCGACGAGATCGGCTGGAATCCCGTCATCGATCCGATCCATGTCAATGACTTCCAGGCGACGCTGCTGCATCTGTTTGGCATCCGGCACAAACGGCTGACGTATCGTCACCAGGGAGTCGACAAGCGACTGACGAACATCACTCGCGAATCGGAAGTGATCGAAGGCCTGCTGGCGTGA
- a CDS encoding chemotaxis protein CheB produces MNSITSDRRFAEDDEDTARVVSTIVGIGASAGGLKALETLFDGISSGTGMAFVVVQHLSPTFNSLMDEILSRHTKMRVINAADGMELKPDCVFLITPGKNLSVRDGRLRLTAMDREQIQKPVDLLFRSLAQSFGSRAVGVVLSGTGNDGSAGIRELRQCGGTTVVQSPETAQFNGMPSNAIATHCVDLVLPPEEISRFLNRFPVHREGRITVEEFSSDEELTGVNLVFSLLCERYGIDFADYKPSTIARRIDRRIHATNSPSLQAYADKLQGDNVELDALYHDLLIGVTKFFRDTEAFLAFEGHLRQVVRRLPVDTELRIWVAGCATGEEAYSLGMLAVDAFERCGREVKIKILATDVHQAALDTAARGVYSGESLEFVSQERQSAFFAPVDSHQYRVRSEIRRHIVFARHNVLQDPPFTRMHIVTCRNMLIYLQPNAQQSAIASFHFALEPDGLLMLGSSETLGRLQDEFDTLDNTWRIYRKLRNLPRLIAGNSVDAESIARGPRRLVNILNRDKPDQLSFTSLLEAYDLLLAQFIDCGLLLDENRNILHTFGNAHRFLHNSAGRFTGNVARLLGGDARTVISAGLVRAAREPQARFVLRNVSFDVNGDSLRADVTIRALQGKGARVAWFVEFTSGTDAVSQGKVEDTEVRITQAGDDYSSLEAELTYTKESLSATIEELEASNEELQSTNEELVASNEELQSTNEELHSVNEELYSVNAENHRKITELQEVTEDIENLLRSTDIGTVFVDADQRIRRFTEAATRFFNLVDHDIGRPLANFTHSLAIRDLPAAIRTVLAGGQPYATRTQAADGHDVLVRIIPYVSGDENKGAILYLVDLDAMRAD; encoded by the coding sequence ATGAATTCCATCACCAGTGACAGGCGGTTCGCCGAAGATGACGAAGATACCGCCCGCGTTGTCAGCACCATTGTCGGTATTGGTGCGTCAGCCGGAGGTCTGAAAGCTCTGGAAACGCTTTTCGACGGCATCTCCTCCGGCACCGGGATGGCGTTTGTCGTCGTTCAGCACCTGTCTCCCACCTTCAACAGTCTGATGGACGAGATCCTTTCGCGGCACACGAAGATGCGGGTGATCAACGCCGCTGACGGGATGGAACTGAAGCCGGATTGCGTCTTTTTGATTACTCCCGGCAAGAACCTCAGCGTCCGTGACGGACGGCTGCGGCTGACGGCGATGGACCGTGAGCAGATTCAGAAGCCGGTTGACCTGCTGTTTCGGTCGCTGGCCCAGAGTTTCGGCAGCAGAGCGGTGGGTGTGGTTCTTTCCGGAACCGGTAACGACGGTTCGGCCGGAATCCGCGAACTGCGGCAGTGCGGAGGAACAACGGTTGTGCAGTCACCGGAAACCGCTCAGTTCAACGGGATGCCGTCCAACGCCATCGCAACGCACTGCGTCGATCTTGTGCTGCCGCCCGAGGAAATCAGCCGCTTCCTGAATCGATTCCCGGTTCACCGCGAAGGGCGGATCACGGTTGAGGAGTTTTCGTCGGATGAAGAACTGACCGGTGTCAACCTGGTGTTTTCGCTGCTCTGCGAACGATACGGGATCGACTTTGCCGACTACAAACCCTCCACCATCGCCCGGCGCATCGATCGCCGGATCCATGCGACCAATAGTCCGTCGCTGCAGGCCTACGCCGACAAACTGCAGGGTGATAATGTCGAACTGGATGCCCTGTACCACGACCTGCTGATCGGCGTTACGAAATTCTTCCGCGACACCGAAGCGTTTCTGGCGTTTGAGGGACATCTGCGGCAGGTCGTCCGCCGACTGCCGGTGGACACCGAACTGCGCATCTGGGTGGCCGGCTGCGCAACCGGTGAGGAAGCCTATTCGCTCGGCATGCTCGCCGTTGATGCCTTTGAACGGTGCGGCCGCGAAGTCAAAATAAAGATCCTGGCAACCGACGTCCATCAGGCAGCACTGGATACCGCGGCCCGCGGAGTCTATTCAGGCGAGTCGCTGGAGTTTGTTTCTCAGGAGCGTCAGAGCGCCTTTTTCGCTCCCGTGGACAGTCATCAGTACCGGGTTCGTTCGGAGATTCGCCGGCATATCGTCTTTGCCCGGCACAACGTGCTTCAGGACCCGCCGTTCACCAGAATGCACATTGTCACGTGCCGCAACATGCTGATTTACCTGCAGCCGAACGCTCAACAGTCAGCGATTGCGTCGTTTCATTTCGCGCTGGAGCCGGATGGTCTGCTGATGCTTGGTTCCAGCGAAACGCTGGGCCGGCTGCAGGACGAATTTGACACGCTCGATAACACGTGGAGGATTTATCGAAAGCTGAGAAACCTGCCGCGGCTGATCGCAGGCAACAGCGTTGACGCGGAGTCCATCGCTCGCGGCCCGCGACGGCTGGTCAACATTCTGAACCGGGACAAACCCGATCAACTGAGTTTCACCAGCCTGCTGGAAGCCTACGACCTGCTGCTGGCGCAGTTTATCGATTGCGGACTGCTGCTTGACGAAAACCGCAACATCCTGCACACGTTCGGCAACGCGCATCGTTTTCTGCATAACTCCGCCGGCCGGTTTACGGGCAACGTTGCCAGGCTGCTTGGCGGCGACGCCAGAACGGTAATTTCCGCGGGCCTGGTTCGGGCGGCCAGAGAGCCACAGGCCCGCTTTGTTCTTCGAAATGTCAGCTTCGACGTCAATGGCGATTCCCTGCGAGCCGATGTCACGATCCGCGCGCTGCAGGGCAAAGGCGCTCGTGTGGCGTGGTTTGTTGAATTCACGTCCGGAACCGATGCCGTATCGCAAGGTAAGGTCGAAGACACCGAAGTGCGCATCACGCAGGCAGGTGATGACTACTCGTCGCTCGAAGCCGAACTGACCTACACGAAGGAAAGTCTGAGCGCCACCATCGAGGAGCTGGAAGCGAGCAACGAAGAGCTTCAGTCCACAAACGAGGAGCTAGTTGCGTCCAACGAGGAACTTCAGAGCACCAATGAGGAACTACACAGCGTCAACGAGGAACTCTATTCCGTCAACGCAGAGAACCACCGCAAGATCACTGAGCTTCAGGAAGTGACGGAAGACATCGAAAACCTGCTGCGCAGCACAGACATCGGTACGGTTTTCGTCGACGCAGACCAGAGAATTCGCAGGTTTACCGAAGCTGCCACTCGGTTCTTCAACCTGGTTGACCACGACATCGGCCGCCCACTGGCCAACTTCACGCACTCACTTGCAATTCGTGATCTTCCCGCCGCAATCAGGACCGTGCTGGCCGGCGGACAGCCATACGCGACGAGAACCCAGGCCGCCGACGGCCACGATGTTCTGGTCAGAATTATTCCCTACGTCAGCGGAGACGAAAACAAGGGAGCGATTCTGTACCTCGTGGATCTCGACGCGATGCGAGCCGACTGA